One window of Bifidobacterium pseudocatenulatum DSM 20438 = JCM 1200 = LMG 10505 genomic DNA carries:
- a CDS encoding alpha-galactosidase, giving the protein MTLIQTFHGNATNGTELTAVYAEQPAANVAFALVFPGNDLPRLVHWGRPLAAPATVIDMFDAQMPQRVSGALDYTSWPSVLPTQSESWIGATRFDVRRDGVELFCKFAVSNITAETVAAGKTYVMGEKDGYPNWSVADEPKQTPTVTVTAEDEEQHVKLIWTCELDETGLIRQNAEVVNTGEGQLEVGKIELAFTVPADANEILTTTGHHLRERSPQRQDFTLGRFAKASMAGRPDFDATLLLSVGEKGFGFTHGNVYSAHVAWSGNSVLSAERLPYTSGVIGGGEVLFGGEISLANGESYTTPWLIGSYGEGLNEVAARFHSYIRRVHRDWLAEHNIAPKPRPVILNTWEAVYFNHDYDTLTALADKAVESGVERFVVDDGWFGSRRDDTSGLGDWQISQDVWPDGDKSLKALADYVHGKGLEFGLWFEPEMVNPDSDLFRAHPDWVLKPTEGRLPMQGRTQQVVDLTNPDAYDYIYGAMDKLVGELGIDYIKWDHNKLVTEAVSPRTGRPAVHQQTLAVYRIFTDLKAAHPGLEIESCSSGGGRVDLGILEVADRIWGSDCVDPVERADIQRYTSLLVPPEMIGEHVGASPAHSTHRATTQELRMAMAFFGHMGIEWNLLKEPQEDIDKLAEWVAEFKKHREWFAVDTVVHSDAADPAVRLDGVVMPNQAAAIYRFTQLTTSQTYPAAPARLPGLDPDKVYEVSPLDVSLDLAKQDIANGQSPLGWWKAGGVRMTGRALATYGIRPPALHPAQAVLFKAVLAPVESAE; this is encoded by the coding sequence ATGACGCTCATTCAGACCTTCCATGGCAACGCTACCAACGGTACCGAACTCACTGCGGTCTACGCCGAACAGCCAGCCGCAAACGTGGCGTTCGCGCTCGTATTCCCCGGCAATGATCTGCCGCGACTCGTGCATTGGGGTCGCCCGCTCGCAGCCCCGGCAACCGTGATCGACATGTTCGACGCGCAAATGCCACAGCGTGTTTCTGGCGCACTCGACTACACCTCATGGCCGAGCGTGCTGCCCACGCAATCCGAATCCTGGATCGGCGCAACCCGCTTTGATGTGCGTCGCGACGGCGTGGAACTGTTCTGCAAGTTCGCAGTCAGCAACATCACCGCCGAAACCGTGGCGGCTGGCAAAACCTACGTCATGGGCGAAAAAGACGGATACCCGAACTGGAGCGTGGCCGACGAACCCAAGCAAACCCCAACCGTCACCGTCACCGCCGAAGACGAGGAACAGCATGTGAAACTCATCTGGACCTGCGAACTCGACGAAACCGGCCTCATCCGCCAGAACGCCGAAGTCGTGAACACCGGCGAAGGCCAGCTCGAAGTCGGCAAGATCGAACTCGCATTCACCGTGCCGGCCGACGCCAACGAAATCCTCACCACCACCGGCCACCATCTGCGCGAACGCTCCCCGCAGCGCCAGGACTTCACCCTCGGCCGCTTCGCCAAAGCATCCATGGCCGGACGCCCAGACTTCGATGCCACCCTGCTGCTCAGCGTCGGCGAAAAAGGCTTCGGCTTCACGCACGGCAACGTCTACTCCGCACACGTGGCATGGAGCGGTAACAGCGTGCTCTCCGCGGAACGCCTGCCATACACCAGCGGCGTGATCGGCGGCGGCGAAGTACTGTTCGGCGGCGAAATCAGCCTCGCCAATGGAGAGTCCTACACCACCCCATGGCTCATCGGCTCCTACGGCGAAGGCCTCAACGAAGTCGCAGCCCGCTTCCACAGCTACATTCGCCGAGTGCACCGCGACTGGCTTGCTGAACACAACATCGCGCCCAAGCCGCGCCCGGTCATTCTCAACACATGGGAAGCCGTCTACTTCAACCACGATTATGACACCCTCACCGCACTCGCCGACAAGGCCGTGGAAAGTGGTGTGGAACGCTTCGTCGTGGACGATGGCTGGTTCGGCTCCCGCCGCGACGACACCTCCGGCCTCGGAGATTGGCAGATTTCGCAGGACGTGTGGCCCGACGGCGACAAGTCGCTCAAGGCGCTTGCCGATTACGTGCACGGCAAGGGACTCGAATTCGGTCTGTGGTTCGAACCGGAAATGGTCAACCCTGATTCCGACCTGTTCCGCGCACACCCCGACTGGGTGTTGAAGCCCACCGAAGGCCGTCTGCCCATGCAAGGACGTACCCAGCAGGTCGTGGACCTGACCAATCCGGACGCCTACGACTACATTTACGGCGCAATGGACAAGCTCGTCGGCGAACTCGGCATCGACTACATCAAGTGGGATCACAACAAACTCGTCACCGAAGCCGTCTCCCCGCGCACCGGACGCCCGGCAGTGCACCAGCAGACGCTCGCCGTATATCGCATTTTCACTGATCTGAAGGCCGCGCATCCAGGACTTGAAATCGAAAGCTGCTCTTCCGGCGGTGGCCGCGTGGACCTCGGCATCCTCGAAGTGGCCGACCGCATTTGGGGATCCGACTGCGTCGACCCGGTGGAACGCGCCGACATCCAGCGCTACACCTCGTTGCTCGTGCCGCCGGAAATGATCGGCGAACATGTGGGCGCATCCCCGGCGCACTCCACGCACCGCGCCACCACGCAGGAACTGCGTATGGCCATGGCCTTCTTCGGACACATGGGCATCGAATGGAACCTGCTCAAGGAACCGCAGGAAGATATCGACAAGCTCGCCGAATGGGTCGCCGAATTCAAGAAGCATCGCGAATGGTTCGCCGTCGACACAGTCGTGCATTCCGACGCAGCCGATCCGGCAGTGCGCTTGGACGGTGTGGTCATGCCTAACCAAGCGGCCGCCATCTACCGTTTCACCCAGCTCACCACCTCGCAGACCTACCCGGCCGCGCCGGCACGCCTGCCCGGACTCGACCCTGACAAGGTGTATGAGGTGTCGCCGCTTGACGTGAGCCTCGATCTCGCCAAGCAAGACATCGCCAACGGACAGAGCCCGCTCGGCTGGTGGAAGGCCGGAGGCGTGAGGATGACCGGACGCGCGCTCGCCACGTACGGCATCCGCCCGCCGGCACTGCACCCGGCGCAAGCAGTCCTTTTCAAGGCCGTGCTTGCGCCCGTCGAGAGCGCTGAATAA
- a CDS encoding ROK family protein: MAVSPLPQWFEGSEYTHKVAACIMKYGPISRITLAQILGLSQGAVSRITSDLIYAGVIEETPMPSGKAGKLPKGFVQKENTERRGRPQTGLQVIANARSFVGMKINATHISAVAVNAIGQIITGCHDLKIEDASPQTVVALIKQLTTDCSDEAEMAGWPKPCAVGISLGGHIVDGTVVTFAPFMHWSQPVELSVMVREATGLPTGIYNDIDSLVVDACLFGPGVGLNSFAVLTFGAGVGYSLTVNGELVSCPDKSYGLVGHILVDPDGPRCVSGHRGCAQCLSDNSIAAEYSQIIGHPASFDDFARDARANKPQATNLVNRTCFRLGTLVATIANLAMPDKIMIAGESSFIAKFGIDDLRNGINMYRHSQAAPVDFEIPDHDWALWAKAAASQAIRQYVG; this comes from the coding sequence ATGGCGGTTTCACCTCTGCCACAGTGGTTTGAAGGCTCGGAATATACCCATAAAGTCGCGGCTTGCATCATGAAATATGGTCCGATTTCACGCATTACGTTGGCGCAGATTTTAGGACTTTCGCAGGGTGCTGTTTCCCGAATTACCAGCGATCTGATTTATGCGGGCGTGATTGAGGAGACGCCGATGCCATCCGGCAAGGCCGGCAAACTGCCGAAAGGTTTCGTGCAGAAAGAAAATACGGAACGTCGCGGCCGCCCGCAAACCGGATTGCAGGTGATTGCGAATGCGCGATCTTTCGTTGGCATGAAAATCAACGCGACGCATATTTCGGCAGTTGCGGTCAACGCAATCGGGCAGATCATCACCGGATGCCATGATCTGAAAATCGAAGACGCTTCCCCGCAGACCGTGGTCGCGCTGATCAAACAACTGACGACCGACTGTTCCGACGAGGCGGAGATGGCGGGCTGGCCGAAACCGTGCGCTGTGGGAATCTCGCTTGGCGGGCATATTGTCGACGGTACCGTGGTGACGTTCGCACCGTTCATGCACTGGTCGCAGCCCGTGGAACTTTCCGTCATGGTTCGTGAGGCGACCGGATTGCCTACCGGAATTTACAACGATATCGATTCGTTGGTGGTTGACGCCTGCCTGTTTGGACCGGGCGTTGGATTGAATAGCTTCGCGGTGCTGACGTTCGGCGCGGGCGTCGGCTATTCGTTGACAGTCAACGGCGAGCTGGTAAGCTGTCCGGATAAAAGTTACGGTTTGGTCGGGCATATTCTGGTCGATCCGGATGGGCCGCGTTGTGTTTCCGGACACAGGGGATGCGCGCAATGCCTGTCCGACAACTCGATCGCGGCGGAATATTCGCAAATCATCGGACATCCCGCATCATTCGACGATTTCGCACGTGACGCACGCGCGAACAAACCGCAAGCGACGAATCTGGTGAACCGCACCTGCTTCCGTCTCGGCACCCTGGTGGCGACCATCGCCAATCTTGCCATGCCAGACAAAATCATGATCGCCGGAGAATCGTCGTTCATCGCAAAATTCGGCATTGACGACTTGCGCAACGGCATCAACATGTATCGGCATAGCCAGGCCGCGCCAGTGGATTTTGAAATTCCCGACCACGATTGGGCTTTGTGGGCCAAGGCGGCCGCATCACAGGCAATTCGGCAATATGTTGGCTGA
- a CDS encoding carbohydrate ABC transporter permease codes for MTSATVAKTAAKTTQSQAKPEKIRRDHKVNWWLTAAVAVLSLTVLVPLYFAVVTALKTPSEAGTFSLPTTWEWHNFADAWNKVNYPKAALNSAIITVCAVVLTLLTNTFVAYAVARNMDKRFFRFLYYFFLAMMFVPFTVIMLPIAKEMGSLHLDNQLGLIILYTILGIGTNLFIAIGFIRSIPISLEEAARIDGASTWRIFWTIIFPLMGPINATIAILTALWAWNDFLLPLITLTDQSNQTIPLAQYVFQSQFTSNYPMAFASYLMAMAPVLIVYIFAQKWVVGGVMRGAVK; via the coding sequence ATGACTAGCGCAACTGTTGCAAAGACTGCAGCCAAGACTACTCAATCGCAGGCAAAGCCGGAGAAAATCCGCAGGGATCATAAGGTCAACTGGTGGCTGACCGCGGCTGTGGCCGTGTTGAGCCTTACCGTGCTCGTGCCGTTGTATTTCGCTGTGGTCACCGCGTTGAAGACTCCGAGCGAGGCTGGTACGTTCAGCTTGCCGACCACATGGGAATGGCATAATTTCGCCGATGCGTGGAATAAGGTGAACTATCCGAAGGCCGCGCTTAATTCCGCAATCATCACCGTGTGCGCGGTGGTGTTGACGCTGCTGACGAACACGTTCGTCGCGTATGCTGTGGCAAGGAATATGGATAAGCGATTCTTCCGTTTCCTGTACTACTTCTTCCTTGCGATGATGTTCGTGCCGTTCACGGTGATCATGCTTCCGATTGCGAAGGAAATGGGTTCGCTGCATCTTGATAATCAGCTTGGTTTGATTATTTTGTACACGATTCTCGGTATTGGTACGAATCTGTTTATTGCGATTGGTTTCATTCGTTCGATTCCGATTTCGTTGGAAGAGGCGGCTCGTATCGACGGTGCTTCCACCTGGCGTATTTTCTGGACGATCATTTTCCCGCTGATGGGTCCGATTAATGCCACGATTGCGATTTTGACCGCACTGTGGGCTTGGAACGACTTCCTGCTGCCGTTGATCACGCTGACCGATCAGAGCAATCAGACGATTCCGCTCGCACAGTACGTGTTCCAAAGCCAGTTCACGTCGAACTATCCGATGGCCTTCGCGTCCTACCTGATGGCCATGGCTCCGGTCCTCATCGTCTACATCTTCGCCCAGAAGTGGGTCGTCGGTGGAGTGATGAGGGGAGCCGTTAAGTGA
- a CDS encoding nucleoside deaminase produces MQWSDDMELAIELAREAAAEGEVPVGAVVLDAGGAVIGSGRNLREAHADPLAHAEVKAMTQAARSLGTWNLADCTLIVTLEPCPMCAGACLQTHVGRIVFGAWDAKLGACGSIWDIPRDPHVGHVPEVIGGVRESECARLMTDFFAGKR; encoded by the coding sequence ATGCAGTGGAGTGACGACATGGAGCTGGCGATTGAATTGGCCCGCGAGGCCGCCGCGGAAGGCGAGGTACCGGTCGGTGCCGTCGTGCTTGACGCTGGGGGAGCGGTGATCGGCAGTGGCCGTAATCTGCGCGAGGCGCACGCCGATCCGTTGGCGCACGCCGAGGTCAAGGCCATGACGCAGGCCGCTCGGTCGCTTGGTACGTGGAATCTTGCCGATTGCACGTTGATTGTTACCTTGGAGCCGTGCCCGATGTGCGCCGGCGCGTGCCTGCAAACGCATGTCGGACGAATCGTGTTCGGCGCGTGGGATGCCAAGTTGGGTGCATGCGGTTCGATTTGGGACATTCCTCGCGACCCGCATGTCGGTCATGTTCCGGAAGTTATCGGCGGCGTTCGTGAATCGGAATGCGCACGATTGATGACTGATTTTTTCGCTGGAAAACGATAA
- a CDS encoding glycoside hydrolase family 13 protein, with the protein MTNFNRSTLPDTVRSNGATPNPWWANAVVYQVYPRSFQDTNGDGIGDLKGITSRLDYLADLGVDVVWLSPVYKSPQDDNGYDISDYQDIDPLFGTLEDMDELLAEAHKRGLKIVMDLVVNHTSDEHAWFQASRDKDDPHADWYWWRPARPGHEPGTPGAEPNQWGSYFGGSAWEYDPKRGEYFFHQYSKKQPDLNWENPEVRKAVYKMMNWWMDRGIDGFRMDVITQVSKTVDKNGKLPGEDGCEIEDYPVGEEGYSSPFPWCSDGPRIDEFLAEMRREVFEGREGYMNVGEAPGITPARNEHVTDPKNGELDMLFLFDHVGIDQEGSKWNTVPFEVKNLRARLADQQEAVKNAGWASLFFCNHDQPRVVSRWGNDTDRESRELSAKAFGMLLHMHRGTPYIYEGEELGMTNAHFTTLEQYRDLESINAYRQRVEEAKCQSAESMMAALALIGRDNSRTPMQWDASRYAGFTAPDAATEPWIGVNPNHVEINAAEEFDDPGSVYSFYKKLIAMRHNNATIATGEWNLVAADSEQVYSFTRTSGDDTILVIVNLTDRTAQVPAEVAQLLEDGVGESQVLLSTYDAVHSVKSVARGELARWEGVVIQL; encoded by the coding sequence ATGACGAATTTCAATCGTTCCACCCTTCCCGACACCGTGCGTTCCAACGGCGCGACCCCGAACCCGTGGTGGGCCAACGCGGTGGTGTATCAGGTGTATCCTCGTTCCTTCCAAGACACGAACGGCGACGGCATCGGCGATCTGAAGGGCATCACCAGCCGTCTTGACTATCTGGCCGATCTTGGCGTGGACGTGGTGTGGTTGAGCCCGGTCTACAAGTCGCCGCAGGACGACAACGGCTACGATATTTCCGATTATCAGGATATCGATCCGCTGTTCGGCACCTTGGAGGATATGGACGAGCTGCTTGCCGAAGCGCACAAGCGCGGTCTGAAGATCGTGATGGATTTGGTGGTCAACCACACGTCCGACGAGCATGCTTGGTTCCAGGCTTCCCGCGACAAGGACGATCCGCATGCCGACTGGTATTGGTGGCGTCCAGCCAGGCCGGGGCATGAGCCGGGCACTCCGGGTGCCGAGCCGAACCAGTGGGGTTCCTATTTCGGCGGTTCCGCTTGGGAGTACGATCCGAAGCGCGGCGAGTATTTCTTCCACCAGTATTCCAAGAAGCAGCCGGATTTGAATTGGGAGAATCCGGAAGTGCGCAAGGCCGTCTACAAGATGATGAATTGGTGGATGGATCGCGGCATTGACGGCTTCCGTATGGATGTGATCACGCAGGTTTCGAAGACTGTTGATAAGAACGGCAAGCTGCCGGGAGAAGACGGCTGCGAGATTGAGGATTATCCGGTTGGTGAGGAAGGCTATTCCAGCCCGTTCCCATGGTGCTCCGACGGTCCGCGCATCGACGAGTTCCTTGCCGAAATGCGCCGCGAAGTGTTCGAAGGCCGCGAAGGCTACATGAACGTCGGCGAAGCGCCGGGCATCACTCCGGCACGCAACGAGCATGTCACCGATCCGAAGAACGGCGAACTTGACATGCTGTTCCTGTTCGACCACGTGGGCATCGACCAGGAAGGTTCCAAGTGGAACACCGTGCCGTTCGAAGTCAAGAATCTGCGCGCCCGCCTCGCCGACCAGCAGGAGGCTGTGAAGAACGCCGGCTGGGCCAGCCTGTTCTTCTGCAACCATGATCAGCCGCGCGTCGTCTCCCGTTGGGGCAATGACACGGACCGTGAGTCGCGCGAGCTGAGCGCCAAGGCGTTCGGCATGCTGCTGCACATGCACCGCGGCACCCCTTACATTTACGAGGGCGAAGAGCTGGGCATGACCAACGCACACTTCACCACGCTCGAGCAGTACCGCGATCTGGAATCCATCAACGCCTACCGCCAGCGCGTGGAAGAAGCAAAATGCCAGTCCGCAGAATCGATGATGGCGGCGCTCGCGCTCATCGGCCGCGACAATTCGCGCACGCCGATGCAGTGGGATGCCTCCAGGTATGCAGGTTTCACCGCGCCGGACGCGGCGACGGAACCGTGGATCGGCGTCAATCCGAATCATGTCGAGATCAACGCAGCCGAGGAATTCGACGATCCCGGATCCGTGTACAGCTTCTACAAGAAGCTCATCGCCATGCGCCACAACAACGCGACCATCGCGACGGGCGAATGGAATCTGGTCGCGGCAGACAGCGAGCAGGTGTATTCCTTCACCCGTACCAGCGGCGACGACACGATTCTCGTCATCGTCAATCTCACTGATAGGACGGCGCAGGTGCCTGCTGAGGTCGCGCAACTGCTTGAGGATGGCGTGGGCGAGTCGCAGGTACTGCTCAGCACCTATGATGCTGTGCATAGCGTAAAGTCGGTCGCTCGCGGCGAGCTCGCTCGCTGGGAGGGGGTCGTGATTCAGCTCTGA
- a CDS encoding carbohydrate ABC transporter permease: protein MTTAHTANTAKNSAENSKNKVSKYSKRKVDPAFYWMTVPAVILVSIFLYWPFLQGAAYSFTNSQGYGDFKFIGLKNYIAMFQDSRVGHAYLFTILIAILITIGTNFLGMFLAVLLNSKIAFKNGFRAIFFIPYTLSVLVIGYVFKYIFMTPLPALGQALHIDWLSTSMISNPDLAWFPIVFLSIWQGVAYSTLLYLAGLQTIDNEIYEAAAIDGVSAWQNFWQITFPLIGPFFTINMVLSLKNSLGAFDQIMALTKGGPDSKTETVSYLIFQNGLGNGEYSYQMANAVTFFIVLAILAFVQLKFFSGKEKV, encoded by the coding sequence ATGACTACCGCACATACTGCAAATACTGCGAAGAACTCGGCAGAAAATTCCAAGAATAAGGTTTCGAAATATTCCAAGCGCAAGGTCGATCCGGCATTTTATTGGATGACCGTTCCGGCTGTGATTCTGGTGTCCATCTTCCTGTATTGGCCGTTCCTGCAGGGCGCGGCATACTCGTTCACCAATTCGCAGGGTTATGGTGATTTCAAATTCATCGGATTGAAGAATTATATTGCGATGTTCCAGGATTCTCGCGTCGGTCACGCGTACCTGTTCACTATTCTCATCGCAATTTTGATTACGATCGGCACGAATTTTCTTGGCATGTTCCTTGCGGTGCTGCTGAATTCGAAAATCGCGTTCAAAAACGGATTCCGTGCGATCTTCTTCATTCCGTACACCTTGTCGGTGTTGGTGATCGGCTATGTGTTCAAGTACATTTTCATGACGCCGCTGCCGGCGCTCGGTCAGGCGCTGCATATTGATTGGCTGTCGACGTCAATGATTTCCAATCCGGATTTGGCATGGTTCCCGATTGTGTTCCTGTCAATCTGGCAGGGCGTGGCCTACTCCACGCTGCTGTATTTGGCTGGCCTACAGACCATCGACAACGAGATTTATGAGGCGGCTGCGATCGATGGCGTGAGCGCTTGGCAGAACTTCTGGCAGATCACCTTCCCGCTGATCGGCCCGTTCTTCACCATCAACATGGTGTTGAGCCTCAAGAATTCGCTCGGCGCGTTCGACCAGATCATGGCATTGACCAAGGGCGGCCCGGATTCCAAGACCGAAACCGTCTCGTATCTGATCTTCCAGAACGGCCTTGGCAATGGCGAATACTCCTACCAGATGGCGAACGCGGTCACGTTCTTCATCGTGCTGGCAATCCTGGCCTTCGTGCAGCTGAAGTTCTTCAGCGGCAAGGAGAAGGTCTGA
- the ilvA gene encoding threonine ammonia-lyase — protein MEQNEVLKALQRDHAAELKLAAERLKGTARHTEIIPSKVLSDMTGHEILLKPENLQVTGSFKIRGAYNKIASLSDEQLARGIVTASAGNHAQGVAYAARERGAKATICMPQITPPLKVDATKAYGADVVLYGEVFDESAARAQELSDTEGMIYVPPFDDYEVLCGQGTIGLEILEDVPNVTDVVVPLGGGGLGAGVALAIKTFKPEVRVIGAIPEGSPAWKNSLAAGHVVAADQVRTSAEGVAVKRPGDLTFALLNEFLDDIVTVTERDINEMILLMLEKHKLVVEAAGAVSLAALEHLNLRSRKFAEAKGPHVVVPIMSGGNEDTVSIGAVIQKGMITRGRIMHFEVELPDTPGQLVKVATLLAEQRANVIALDHDQFKASSHYANAVALGVTVETNGPDHIDRVLEALREAGFQPKRIY, from the coding sequence ATGGAACAAAACGAGGTTCTCAAAGCATTGCAGCGCGATCACGCAGCTGAACTGAAACTAGCCGCCGAACGACTCAAGGGCACTGCGCGCCACACGGAAATCATTCCGTCCAAGGTGCTGTCCGACATGACCGGACATGAGATTCTGCTCAAGCCTGAGAATCTCCAGGTCACCGGATCGTTCAAGATTCGCGGCGCCTACAACAAGATCGCATCCCTGAGTGATGAGCAGCTGGCTCGCGGCATTGTCACCGCTTCCGCGGGCAACCATGCGCAGGGCGTGGCCTATGCGGCTCGCGAACGTGGTGCGAAGGCAACGATCTGCATGCCGCAGATCACTCCGCCGCTGAAGGTTGACGCCACCAAGGCGTACGGTGCAGACGTGGTGCTGTACGGCGAGGTGTTCGACGAATCCGCAGCCCGCGCCCAGGAATTGAGCGACACCGAAGGCATGATCTACGTGCCGCCATTCGACGATTACGAGGTGCTGTGCGGTCAGGGCACCATCGGCCTTGAAATCCTCGAAGACGTGCCGAACGTCACCGACGTGGTCGTACCGCTGGGCGGTGGCGGTCTTGGTGCCGGTGTGGCGCTCGCCATCAAGACGTTCAAGCCGGAAGTGCGCGTGATCGGCGCGATTCCGGAGGGTAGCCCAGCATGGAAGAATTCGCTGGCCGCAGGTCATGTGGTTGCCGCCGACCAGGTGCGCACGTCCGCCGAGGGCGTCGCCGTGAAGCGTCCGGGCGATCTCACGTTCGCGCTGCTCAACGAATTCCTTGACGACATCGTCACCGTGACCGAGCGTGACATCAACGAGATGATCCTGCTCATGCTCGAAAAGCACAAGCTGGTGGTTGAGGCTGCCGGCGCTGTGTCTCTGGCTGCGCTCGAGCACCTCAACCTGCGCTCGCGCAAGTTCGCTGAGGCGAAGGGTCCGCATGTGGTGGTGCCGATCATGTCTGGCGGTAATGAAGACACTGTGTCCATTGGCGCTGTGATTCAGAAGGGTATGATCACGCGTGGCCGCATCATGCATTTCGAGGTCGAGCTGCCCGATACCCCGGGACAGCTGGTGAAGGTCGCCACATTGCTGGCCGAGCAGCGTGCGAACGTTATCGCGCTGGATCACGACCAGTTCAAGGCGTCCAGCCATTACGCGAATGCCGTGGCTTTGGGCGTGACGGTTGAAACGAATGGTCCCGACCACATTGATCGTGTGCTCGAGGCATTGCGGGAAGCCGGTTTCCAGCCGAAGCGCATTTACTGA
- a CDS encoding ABC transporter substrate-binding protein yields the protein MKPDSTTSVGKFRRIVYRALTAACAIALTAGLAGCGNSTAGTVTLDFFQFKAEAADWFTAKAKEFEKTHPNIKVNVNNSSDATTDLRTRLVKNREPDVITINGDINFGMLAEAGVFHDFTDDDIVDELNPGMVNIAKSLVQTNDESKKRLYGLPYAGNASGYIINADVWEEAGEDPDNPPQTWSEFIDLLQRFKSKGIVPIEASTADPWTLQAPLASLNSTLVPESEYLSLKDGSKKFSDLWGTVSDQLVEIYQNYTQKNPAVTYQQATQDLAAGKAAILPLGTYAIPQIRLINSDANLRFAQMPATDDASEQQLTAGDDVILTMGAHTKHEKEAREFIDFLMNDENIKDYSKRQSAFTPYKDTYVGDEALNGVLDFYRAGKLADFCDHYVPASINLAGFLQTLVQSGNTEKFLNSVQSEYDKIEARNFR from the coding sequence ATGAAACCTGATTCCACCACTAGTGTAGGTAAATTCAGGAGGATTGTATACCGCGCTCTTACGGCCGCATGCGCAATCGCGTTGACGGCCGGCCTTGCAGGTTGCGGCAACAGCACCGCTGGAACCGTCACTTTGGATTTCTTCCAATTCAAAGCCGAAGCGGCGGACTGGTTCACCGCAAAAGCAAAGGAATTTGAGAAAACCCATCCCAACATCAAAGTCAACGTCAACAATTCGTCCGACGCAACCACCGATCTGCGTACGCGACTGGTGAAAAATCGTGAACCCGACGTCATCACCATCAATGGCGACATTAATTTCGGCATGCTCGCCGAAGCGGGTGTTTTCCACGATTTCACCGACGATGACATCGTCGACGAACTCAATCCAGGCATGGTGAACATCGCCAAGAGCCTTGTACAAACCAACGACGAATCCAAGAAGCGCCTGTACGGCCTGCCGTATGCGGGCAACGCGTCCGGCTACATCATCAACGCCGACGTGTGGGAGGAAGCGGGCGAGGATCCCGACAATCCACCGCAGACGTGGAGCGAATTCATCGACCTGCTGCAACGCTTCAAGAGCAAGGGCATTGTACCGATCGAAGCGAGCACCGCCGATCCGTGGACACTCCAGGCGCCGCTGGCGTCACTCAACTCCACGCTGGTGCCGGAATCCGAATATCTTTCCCTCAAAGACGGATCGAAGAAATTCTCCGACCTGTGGGGCACTGTCAGCGATCAGCTGGTCGAGATCTACCAGAACTACACGCAGAAGAATCCGGCCGTCACTTACCAGCAGGCCACGCAGGATCTGGCCGCAGGCAAAGCCGCGATTCTGCCACTCGGCACCTACGCGATTCCGCAGATCCGACTCATCAACAGCGATGCCAACCTGCGGTTCGCGCAAATGCCGGCAACCGACGATGCCAGCGAACAGCAGCTCACGGCAGGCGATGACGTGATTCTGACCATGGGTGCGCACACCAAGCATGAGAAGGAAGCGCGCGAATTCATCGACTTCCTGATGAACGACGAAAACATCAAGGACTACTCCAAGCGGCAGTCCGCATTTACCCCCTACAAAGACACGTATGTGGGCGATGAAGCGCTGAACGGTGTGCTCGACTTCTACCGGGCGGGCAAACTGGCCGACTTCTGCGACCATTACGTGCCAGCCAGCATCAACCTCGCAGGCTTCCTGCAGACGCTGGTTCAGTCGGGCAACACCGAAAAATTCCTGAACAGCGTGCAATCCGAATATGACAAGATCGAAGCCAGAAACTTCAGGTGA